From one Labeo rohita strain BAU-BD-2019 chromosome 8, IGBB_LRoh.1.0, whole genome shotgun sequence genomic stretch:
- the plcxd3 gene encoding PI-PLC X domain-containing protein 3, with product MASSQGKSELRYADWMSSLPDTLHGIPLTNLAIPGSHDSFSFYIDEASPVGPEQPETVQNFVSVFGTVAKKLMRKWLATQTMNFTSQLEAGIRFFDLRISTKPRDPDNELYFAHGLFSATVREGLEQISTFLASHAREVVFLDFNHFYGVQNLHHEKLVQMLRTIFGDRLCPVVFAQEVSLKYLWEKEYQVLVFYHNPMALEVPFLWPGQMMPSPWANTTDPEKLIQFLQASVKDRRRKGTFFVSQVVLTPKASTVMKGVTSGLRETITERALPGMMQWIRSQRPGESGVNIITADFVELGEFISAVITLNYYLDDEEENAT from the exons ATGGCTTCGTCTCAGGGGAAGAGCGAACTCCGTTATGCGGACTGGATGTCAAGTTTACCAGACACCTTACACGGTATTCCTCTGACCAACCTCGCCATACCGG GTTCCCACGACTCCTTTAGTTTTTACATCGACGAAGCCTCACCAGTTGGGCCAGAGCAGCCTGAGACTGTGCAGAACTTTGTCTCAGTGTTTGGCACAGTGGCCAAGAAGCTGATGAGGAAGTGGTTGGCGACACAGACCATGAACTTCACCAGCCAGCTGGAGGCGGGCATCCGCTTCTTTGACCTCCGCATATCCACCAAACCCAGAGACCCCGACAACGAGCTCTACTTTGCACACGGCCTGTTCAGCGCCACCGTACGCGAAGGCCTGGAGCAGATCAGCACCTTCCTGGCCTCCCATGCTCGCGAGGTCGTGTTCCTGGACTTCAACCACTTCTACGGCGTACAGAACCTGCATCACGAGAAGCTGGTCCAGATGCTGCGCACCATCTTCGGGGACCGACTCTGTCCGGTAGTGTTCGCTCAAGAGGTAAGCCTGAAGTACCTCTGGGAGAAGGAGTATCAGGTGCTGGTCTTCTATCACAATCCCATGGCACTGGAGGTTCCTTTCCTGTGGCCTGGTCAGATGATGCCCTCTCCTTGGGCCAATACCACAGATCCTGAGAAGCTCATTCAGTTCCTTCAAGCCTCAGTAAAGGATCGGAGACGTAAGGGCACCTTTTTTGTGTCCCAAGTGGTTCTCACTCCCAAAGCCAGCACCGTCATGAAGGGTGTCACCAGTGGTCTGAGGGAGACCATCACAGAGAG GGCTCTTCCTGGCATGATGCAGTGGATCCGCTCACAGCGACCTGGGGAAAGCGGAGTAAACATCATCACGGCCGATTTTGTGGAGCTGGGGGAATTTATCAGCGCTGTTATCACCCTCAACTACTACCTGGATGATGAGGAAGAGAACGCCACCTGA